A window from Planococcus maritimus encodes these proteins:
- a CDS encoding vWA domain-containing protein, with protein MKNETTELVFILDKSGSMAGLEKDTIGGFNALLDKQRKLPGEVRVTTVLFNQEYELLHDRISLEGISPMTDGDYEVGGMTALLDAIGSTIQKISNAQKGTLKKHQADRVMFVITTDGLENSSCEYTYKKIHEMIASKKTMGWEFIFLGANIDAVATAKKFGVDEEFAVDYHADAEGTELNYQVLSEAVSSFRSGKKVEREWKKEIERDYKSRVQKDNK; from the coding sequence ATGAAAAATGAAACGACGGAATTGGTGTTTATTCTAGATAAGAGCGGTTCGATGGCGGGGCTTGAGAAAGATACGATCGGTGGTTTCAATGCCTTGCTCGACAAGCAGCGAAAGCTTCCGGGCGAGGTCCGTGTAACAACGGTGCTGTTCAATCAGGAATACGAATTGCTTCATGATCGCATTTCACTTGAAGGCATTTCGCCGATGACCGATGGCGATTATGAAGTGGGCGGCATGACCGCTTTGCTCGATGCGATTGGCTCGACCATCCAAAAAATCAGCAACGCCCAAAAAGGCACGTTGAAAAAACATCAAGCCGATCGAGTGATGTTCGTCATTACGACGGACGGCTTGGAGAATTCCAGCTGCGAATATACGTATAAGAAAATCCATGAAATGATCGCTTCCAAAAAGACGATGGGCTGGGAATTTATCTTTCTCGGTGCGAATATCGACGCGGTCGCAACGGCTAAAAAATTTGGCGTCGACGAAGAGTTTGCGGTGGATTACCATGCGGATGCGGAAGGGACGGAGTTGAATTACCAAGTGTTGAGCGAAGCGGTCAGTTCGTTCCGGAGCGGGAAAAAAGTGGAACGGGAGTGGAAGAAGGAGATCGAGAGAGATTATAAATCTCGAGTACAGAAGGATAATAAATAA
- a CDS encoding Ltp family lipoprotein, producing the protein MKKVFKIGCLGIIGIVVLIAILAALAGGGEESTDTEGTTETTPATEETAAEETAEEENSAEEAETEEAAETEEPVEEEPAEPEVSTEFESALNQAQTYSDSMHMSKTGVFEQLTSEYGGQFPEDAAQYAIDNVDADWKANALESAKTYQDSMSMSKEAIRDQLSSDYGGQFTQEEADYAIENLE; encoded by the coding sequence ATGAAAAAAGTATTTAAGATTGGATGTCTCGGCATCATTGGCATAGTGGTATTGATAGCCATACTGGCTGCTTTGGCCGGTGGCGGGGAAGAATCCACTGACACCGAGGGCACTACAGAAACTACTCCAGCAACAGAAGAAACAGCAGCAGAAGAAACAGCAGAAGAAGAAAATTCTGCGGAAGAAGCTGAAACTGAAGAAGCTGCTGAAACGGAAGAGCCGGTTGAAGAAGAGCCAGCAGAGCCAGAAGTGTCGACTGAGTTTGAATCTGCGCTGAACCAAGCGCAAACCTACTCTGATAGCATGCATATGTCAAAAACCGGGGTGTTTGAACAATTGACTTCTGAATACGGCGGCCAATTCCCGGAAGATGCTGCACAATACGCAATCGATAATGTAGATGCTGATTGGAAGGCGAACGCTTTGGAATCGGCCAAGACTTATCAAGACAGCATGAGCATGTCCAAGGAAGCTATTCGCGATCAATTGAGCTCCGATTACGGCGGCCAATTTACACAAGAAGAAGCAGACTACGCAATCGAAAATCTGGAATAA